The Acidimicrobiia bacterium DNA window CGCCTGGGCCCACCGCCAGACAACACGAGACAAAGCCGCCGCTTGACAAGATACAACCCTGGGGTGTCTAGCCCCTTTCCTGTGAGTTCATACCGAGCGGCTCTGACGCCTCAGGTAACGGCGGCCCGGTCGGCGCCGCGGGGCTCATACACTGCAGTTCATGTCGCAGGCAGTCGCTCCTCTTCGAATCGCCCGTTTCCGGGCTTTGTGGATCGCCTCGATCTTCTCCAATGTCGGGTCGTTCCTCCAGGCGGTGGCCGGGTCATGGTTGATGCTCGAGCTGACCGGGTCTGCGACCTGGGTGGGGTTGATGGTCGCCTCCACCACCCTTCCCCTGCTTTTCCTCGCCCTTGCGGCCGGAGCAGTAGCCGACCTGGCCAACCGCGGCAGGGTGCTGCTCGTCAGCCAGACCTTGATGGGTCTGGCGGCGGCCGGCATGGCCCTCCTCAGCGCCCTCGATCTCGTGACGCCCGGGCGTCTCCTCACTCTCTCGCTCCTCCTGGGGGTCGGCGTGGCGTTCAACCTCCCTGCCTGGCAGGCGATGGTCCCCGACCTCGTCCCGCGCGGAATGGTGGCCAGCGCGGTGGCTCTCAACTCGGTGGCGTTCAACGTCGCCCGGGCAGTCGGACCGGCCCTTGGCGGCCTGATTGTGGCAACGGCCGGACCAGAACTGGCGTTTAGCCTCAACGCCCTCAGCTACCTGGGCGTGATCATCGTGCTTGCCGCACTAACGGGGCGATTCACGATCGCCGACCAGGACGGCTCATCTGTGGCCAACGCCATCGCTAATGGGGTGCGGTTCGCCCGCTTCACCCCACCGTTTCGAAGGCTGCTACTGCTCGCCGCTCTCTTCGCGATGACGTCTTCGGTGGTCCAGTCCGTTCTTCCGAGCCGTACCGAGGAACTCGGAGGGTCCGCCGGCACGTACGGCCTGCTCCTCGGCGCGATGGGGCTGGGGGCGCTCATCGGCGCCTTCACTCGCCAGGCGGTGGTGGAGACACTCGAAGCCCGCTCGGTGCCCATCACCATCACACTGTTCGGCCTGGCAGGCATCGGAACCGGGCTGGCACAAACCCCTGCTTGGGCCGTCGTCCCGCTTCTCGTGGCCGGAGCAACGTGGGTGTGGACCCTCACCACGACCAATGCCACTGCCCAGCTGATGTCTCCGGAATGGGTGCGCGGGCGAGCGATGAGTCTCTACTCATTGGCCTTCGTCGGAGTGTTACCGCTCGGTTCGATCGTGGCCGGAGTTCTTGCAGATCTTGTAGGGGCGGGCAACTCGATGATCGTGCTGAGCGTCGGATCCGTTGCGCTCGGAATCGCCGCCCCTCGCTTCGAGATCCCTGCTCTGGCGGATGTGGAAATGCCCGAGTTCTCAGGAGAACGGACCGCTGATGGCCACGTCGCCACTGAGGGAGGCCCGGTCATGATCGTCAACACGTGGCTCATCGACGGCCGGCGCCTCGACGAGTTCCTCACGGTGATGAGCGAAGTCCGTCTCGTTCGCCTCCGGACGGGCGCCTACCGATGGCGGCTCTACCGCAACGCCTCCGACCCCCATCGCCTCTCAGAAGTCTTCCTCACGGTTTCGTGGGAAGAGCACCTTGCCCAGCACCGGCGCATCGACGACGTCTCTGCCGGCCTGATCCGCCATGCGAGATCGTTCGCGGAGGACGACGGGCCTATCACCCGCCACCTGGTCGCCGTCGACGTCGAGCATCCTGAGGACTGGGAACCCCTCCTGGCCGCTCACGATGAATACCACCGCAACGACGGATCGATACCCCTCTCGACCGACTGAACCGCCGCGTCATCCGCATTCCTGCCGGGTACGTATAGACGTAGAGCCCCGGAGGAACCCATGAAGTCGACCGTATCCATTCTTGCGCTGGCATTGCTTCTTGGCGCCTGTGCCAATTCCAGTGAACCGATTGTGGTGCAAGCTGTTGGGCCCGATGACGCCCTGGTGGCCGAAGCCGACCTCGCTACGCCGACCACGTTCGTCACGGCACCCGGTAGCAAGGTTTGGTTCGTAATCGACGAGATGTTCCGCGGCTCGCCGAAGACGGTGGTTGGGGTCAATACGAAAGTGGCGGCGGAGGTCATCGCCGACCTCGATGATCCATCCACGGTGGTGATGGGGCCCGTGATCATCAAGGCCGCCTACTTCGACACTGAGCCTGGGGAAGAGCCCAATCCCCTCGGAGATGAGATCGGCTGGCGCGACACCGCCATCAATCGCTTCATCCTCGACAGCAGCAAGTACCCCACCATCACCTTCACGCCGGCCGAGCTAATCGATCTCCGTGACGTCGCCGAGGGATCCGAAAAGCCGATCGTTGGAGATCTCACCGTGCGGGGAATCACACTCCCCGTCACGTTCACGGCAACATTCAACGTTGTCTCACCGGAGGGGGTCAGAGTGACCGGTTGGGCCGACGTGCTCCGCCAGGATTTCGAACTGACAATCCCCAAGGTCGCTCATGTGGCCGACGTTGCCGACGACCTGAGACTCGAGTTTGACCTCATCTTTGAGCCGAGTGACGGTTAGAGCTGCCGGGGCCGACCGGTCTCCACCGAGCCTGTCACATCCCGCCGCCGCGCCCCGCATCTACCAGCGAGCGGGTTCCAGCCCGGGCCGTTAAGTACGATGCGGGTATGGATGTTGATGCCTTCAGGCAGTTCCTGAAGGAGGGCGGCAGATCGGCCACTGCTGCCCTCCGCGCCATCGACTTCACGACCCAGTTCGAGACCTACCTGAGCGATCACGGCCTCGATCTCGATGATGCCGGCCCGGCCGACCTCGAAAGTTTCGTCGCCGACGTCGAAGCAGAGCCCGGCGTATCAGCCAAGCTCCACCTCTGGGGGTTGCGCTACTACTACGAGTTCATCGACGACCCCGTCATGGTGCATGTTGCCGGAGCGATGCGCCGCCAGCGAGTAGAACAGACCCCTTTCAGGCTCCGCCAGTTCCGCGGCGTGAACCAGACCACCACCGACCGGCTCGCAACCATCGGGATTCGCAGCATCGAAGATCTCCTCTCAGCCGCCGGTACCCGATCGCAACGCACCGCGCTGGCGGGAACGGCAGCCATCTCGCTCGATGACCTCGAGGAGCTAGTGCGTCTCTCCGACCTGGCCCGCATCCGCGGCCTCAAGGGCATTCGGGCCCGGCTCTACCTGGACGCCGGGATTCGATCTGTCACCGAACTTGCCGGATGGGACCCGGTAGAACTCGTCGCCATGCTCCAGCAGCACATTGGGGGAAGTGGGTTCGACGGTATCGCGCCCCTGCCGGGCGAAGCTCAACACGCGGTACAGGCGGCGCGGGCCCTTGAACCCGTCGTGGAGTGGTAGAACCGGTTTTCTCAGCAATGCTATGGCGCGTAGCAATACAGAGCATTGCGGAGAAACCTGCTGGGATCAGGTCTGACGCGGCACGGTCAGCTCGAACGAACTCCACTCTCCGTCGAACCTGTAGACCAGATCTCCGTCCATCAGCCTCGCCAACTGGCGAGACACGGTGAGACCCAATCCGATCGACGCCGGCTGCGAGTGCTGACGGTGAGCGCTCTGGTAAGGCTGGAAGACGCGGGCTGCGTCCTCTTCGCTGAGTCCGGAGCCGTTGTCGCGCACCGCCAGGTGAACCATGTCCCCGTCCGTCCAGGCGTCGACTTTCACCCGAGTGCCCCCATACCGCAACGCGTTGGTCAGGAGGTTGCGGACCACCTGCCGGCAGCGTCCCGGATCGGCGTACGCAATGACCGGCGAACTGACAGAAACGGCCACAGTGCTCTTGGGTTCGAGAACCGACAGAACGTCGTCCACTGCACGACGTACATCACACGCCTCCGGAAGAATGGTCACCGCACCGATGTCGGCTCTGGCTGCCACGAGCAGATCCTCGACGATCGCCGCGACCTCGCGCGCTTGAACCGCAATCACGTCACGCAAATCAATCTGTTCTTCAGCGGAGAAGCTGTGCGCATGATCTCGTAGTTCCTCCGCCAGACCGAGCACTGCAGTCAGCGGCGTCCGTAACTCGTGTGAAACCGATGCGACGAATTCGTCTTTCGACCGCACCAGCTCGGCCAGCCGGGCATTGGATTCTTCGAGCGCAGCCTGGGCGGCGGCCTGTTCGGTCACGTCGCGGAAGTTGGCGACGATGCCACCGACGCTCGGCTCATCCAGCATGTTCTGCGCGCTGATGTCGAGAATGCGGATGGACCCGTCCGCATGCCGCACGCGAACGCGGGTCCGGGCGGTCCCACCTGGTGTCTCCGCAATTCGTGCCAACTCGCCCAGAACGAGTGGCACATCCTCATCGAGCACAATGTCGTGCATCGGGCGCCCGATTCGTTGCCCGGGAGAAAAGCCAAGAATGCGCTCAATCGAGGCGCCGACGTAGATCAGTTCCCCGCCGCCGCCGATAATTGCGACTCCGTCGAAGGCGTTCTCGATCATCGTTCTGAAACGGTGCTCCTCTGCTTGCAGCGTTTCCTCCATCTCTGCGCGTTCCATCGCTAGGCGGCCCGTCTCCTTCATCATGCGGTAGGTCACCCAGGCCAGAGCCGCAACGAAGAACAGGGTCACAACCAGCTCAATCATGAGTTGGGCGCCTTCGGTGAGCGGTGCGAACCACTCGAGGCGGCCGGCGATCAGACCGAGAGCGGTCCAGAGGAGTCCGTAGATCACGAGCGCGGTGGCCTGGCGGCGGGTTGCCAGGATCACGACAACGACAACGTAGAAGGAGAAGACGGATACAGCCACGACCGGCAGGGCGAGAAGGAGGGCAGAGAGACCGAGGGCGGCGCCATCGATCACCATCAGCGTCGGCACGTTTGTGCGACGGCCCGTGGATCGGACGTAGGTCTCGTGCCCGAGAGGAATCAGCGCAGCCAGCAGGATCCATGCACCACGCTGCCAGCCCGTGAGACTACCGACGACCACGATCACGGCCGCTCCGACCGCGGCCAGCCAAAGGCGGGTCGATTGGTAGACACGCAGGAGCTCAGGCTGGAATGGGTTTGACAACTCGGTCCTCATGACACCTCGGGCGCCCAGGTGTTATCGGCACAAAACGCGTGAGACCTAACCAGGCATTCTCACGGTCTCAGTGCCGAAACAACCGGGCCGTACATACCCGACTTGATGGCGTGCAGGGTATCGGGATCCTTACCGGCCAGCATGCGCGCCATCTCGACGGCCGTCGACAATAACGCCTCCTCACCGACGGCCCGGTCGACGATGCCCGAATCCTGGGCCGCCGCACCGCCATACCGGTGTGCGGTCGTCATGACCTGATGCGCCACCTGCGGAGCCAATCGCGCCTGGATGAGGGCAGACATGCCAGGGGTGAATGGGATCTTGATGTCGACCTCCGGCATCGACCAAAACCCTCGATCTTCGCGCATGACCCGGAAGTCGTGGGCCAGAGACCACATGGCACCGGCGGCAAAGCAATGCCCATTGATAGCGGCCACCGTCGGCCTCCGGAAGGTGAGGGTTCGAGCGAAGAGGCGCTGCGTCTCGATCGCCAGATCGGCGAAGGTCCAGTCTGTCTGCCCGGTCATGATCCAGTCGAGGTCGAGACCGTTCGAGTAGAACTTCCCCGCCCCGGTTGTAACGAGGGCCGCCGGACCGGCCACCGCCTCGACCTCGTCCAGCACTTCGTTGAGACGCGCCAGCGATGCTGCATTGAAGCGGTTGTCACCCTCGTCCAGGGTGAGGATGAACACGGAGTCCTGGCGTGTGAGTTCGAACGGCACGGTCTCTCCCGGTCGGTGTCCGGCACACGATAGGCCCACCAGATACCCCGTTCAGGCGCAGCTGCGTCCCAACTGCTCCGATCCGGCGGCTATTCCTGGAGCTGAATCGTCGTCGCAGGTTCGCTCTTGTACGAGTCGTCGTAGGTCAGGTTGAACTCTGCCCCTTTCAGCGCCATGTTGTAGGCCAGAATGCTGCCGTTGAACGAGCTGTTGTTCGCCGCCGACATGTCAACCGCCCCGTTCGGAGCGTACTGGACGCCGCTCCAATCGTGATCCGCACCCGACCACTTGATGGCGATCTCGTTGCATTTGTCGGTTCCCCCCACCAGATAGTCGCTGAAGAGGCCGACCACGATCGCGAATTCGACGATGGTGGCGCCATCATCGGAACGATTCTTGTTGCCTCCCGATCTCCGCATCCGGCTCCGCCCAGAGAGAATGCCCTCAAACGATACACCCTGGGTGATCTAGTTGTCACGCGAATCTCTCACCAAGGGTGGTGGTGTTTCGCCATCTTGAATCGAGCGGAACCTCGATTTCGCCCGCAAGGCCTGGGTAATGGCGATGTCAGCCATCCGAGAAACTTCACATCCAGTGGTCGATCTCTGCTCAAATCGCCCGCGCCACAAACCATCGGCAACCCTCGCACTCCGGCAGGTATCCTGATCCGGCTCATGTCCCAACCACTCGTCACCGCCCGCGGGCTCACCAAACGATTCGACGACTTCACGGCCGTCGATGCCGTCGACTTCGACATCCATCCGGGGGAGGTCTTCGGGTTCCTCGGTCCCAATGGTGCCGGGAAGTCCTCGACGATGCGCATGGTCGGCGCCACCTCGCCGATCAGCGATGGCACGCTCAGAGTGTTCGGACTCGACCCCGACGCCGATGGTCGGGAGATTCGGGGCCGACTTGGTGTGGTCCCTCAGGAGAACATGCTCGACGAAGAACTGCGGGTCCGCGACAACCTCTACATCTACGGCCGCTACTTCGACCTCTCCCGCAAAGTGATCAATGAACGGATCGAGGAACTGCTCGCCTTCGCCCATCTCGAGGACAAGCGGGACGCCAAGGTCGAACACCTCTCGGGGGGCATGAAACGGCGGCTCACCATCGCCAGAGCACTGATAAACGAGCCCGAACTGGTCCTACTCGATGAGCCAACCACCGGCCTGGATCCGCAAGCCCGGCACATCCTCTGGGATCGCCTCTACCGCCTCAAGCAGGAAGGCGCCACCCTGATCATCACCACCCATTACATGGACGAAGCAGAACAGCTCTGCGATCGCCTGGTGGTAATGGATCAGGGGCGAATCGTCGCCGAAGGCTCGCCGAGATCGCTCATCGACGAGTACTCGAAACGCGAGGTCCTCGAGCTCCGGTTCCCGGTTGGAACGCAGGACGCCGCCCTCGCCTCGCTCGAAGGACTCGCCCAACGGCAAGAAACACTGGCCGACCGCGTGCTCCTCTACGTTGACGATGCCGACGCAGCGCTGGCCGGGGTGGGCGCTCGCGGCCTGACGCCGGAGAGCGCGGTCGTGAGGCGGTCAACGCTCGAAGACGTGTTCCTGCGCCTGACCGGACGGACCCTGGTCGAATGACGGCCCGGCCGCTCCGGTTCTTCGAAGGCGAGGCCCTCAACTACAGGCGAGTCTGGCGGGCCTCGATCTTTTCCAATTTCCTCAACCCCGTCCTCTACCTGGCCGCCATGGGCATAGGGCTCGGCTCGCTGGTGGATCGCAACTCCTCTGCCGGGTTCGGTGGCATCGACTACCTGGTATGGCTGGCCCCCGGCTTGCTGGCCGCCGCCGGCATGCAGAGCGGGGCAGGCGAGGGGAGCTTCCCGGTAATGGCAGGGCTCAAGTGGTTCAAGACGTATCCGGCAATCATGAACACTCCGTTGTCGGTGTCCGACCTCCTCACCGGCCTTCTGTACTGGATCGGAGTCCGGCTCTTCATGATCTGCGGCATCTTTGCAGGCGTACTGGTTCTCTTCGACGCCGCCGATCCCGCCCACGCAGCACTGGCAGTGCTTCCGGCAGTCCTCACCGGCCTCGCCTTCGCCGCACCGATGGCCGCCTTCGCCGCCTGGATCGAGGACGACACCGGTCTGACCATGGTGTTCCGGTTCGGAATCGTCCCCCTGTTTCTCTTCTCCGGCACGTTCTTCCCGATCGAGCAACTGCCGGGCCTGCTCCAGGGACTCGCCTACGCAACGCCCCTCTTTCACGGTGTCGAGTTGACCCGCGCAGCCGCGCTGGGCATCGACGCCGCGCTACCTGCCTGGCAGCACGCCGCCTATCTGGTGGGTCTGCTGGCGGTCGGAACCCGGCTCGCCCACCGCAACCTGACGAAGAGACTTCGCACATGACCACCTTGCTGGCCAGAGTGGCGCCGCCGGCGGTTCGACCCAGCTACCGGGTGCGGCATCTCCTCGAGCACAACTTCCTGGTCTACCGGTCGATCTGGTGGGTCATCCTCGCCGGCTTCTTCGAACCGGTCTTCTATCTGTTCTCGATCGGTATCGGCCTCGGCAAACTGATCGGTGATGTGCCCGGCCCGACCGGAGAACTGGTCCCGTACGCGGCCTTCGTTGCCCCGGCCATGCTCGCCGCCTCGGCGATGAACGGGGCCGTGTACGAGTCGACCTTCAACATCTTCTTCAAGATTCGTTACGGCAACACATACAAGGCCATCCTGGCCACGCCACTGGGCCCCGGCGACATCGCCACCGGCGAAATCATGTGGTCGCTGTTCCGAGGAGTCATGTACTCGACCGGCTTCCTCATCGTGATGGCCTTTCTGGGATTGATCGAATCGCCGTGGGGAGTGCTGGCATTGCCGGCCACGGTGCTCATCGGCTTTGCGTTCGGAGCCGTCGGCATGGCCGCCACCACCTTCATGCGGAGCTGGCAGGACTTCGACCTCGTCAACATGGTGACGTTGCCGCTGTTCCTCTTCTCTGCCACGTTCTACCCACTCGACGTCTACCCGGAGTTCTTTCAGCGCTTCACCCAGTTCTCGCCGCTCTACCACGGGACCGAGCTGATTCGCAGCCTGACGCTCGGGGCGCTCGACCGTGGCATCTGGATCAACGTTGCGGTGTTGCTGGTGATGGGTCTGGCCGGTTCTGCGGTGATCGGGCGCCGGCTCGAGCGACTGCTGCTTTCGTAGTCGCGAGTTGTTAGTCGCGAGTTGTTAGTCGCGAGTCGCGAGTTGTTAGTCGCGAGTCGCGGGTTGCGAGTCGCGGGTTGCGGCAGAGATCATTCGTCTGTGGGCTCCCATTCCCAAAAACGGGTTCCCGTCTCACCGATCTCGAAGACGGCCATGCGGTCACTCCCCGGGAGTGGCACGATATCCCAGAAGCGCGCCGCGCCGATCGGCGGAAGCTCGGACCAGGTGACGCCATCGAGGGAGAACCAGTGCCGGACCGGCCACTCCTCCTCGCCGCTCCACCATCTCGCCGACATGAATAGACCGTTGGCGAGCGGTCGAACATCGATACCAAAGTCCACTCCGACCGTCGGGAGGTCAAGTGGATCCCACTGCCGGCCATCGGTCGTCGCATACAGCTTCTGTTCGCCGCAGCACCCGACCAGGAGGTAGTAGACATCTCCGGATGCGAAGAACTGGCTCCAGCCATCGCCGAGGTCCAATCCAGGCACTGCCGTCCAACCGTCGTCCGCCCCGATCCGCCAAAGGGATGGCACCGCCGAGTCGGCGACCATCACCACGAAAAAGTCGCCTTTGAATCCACCGAGCGCTGAGATGAACCCCTCCACGGGCGGCAACTCGATCTCGTGCCAATCGACGCCGTCTTTGGATGCGGCAAAATCGAACCCGTAGCCCAGAAAGCCATCCTCGTTGACCCGAGCCAGGCGCTCACCGTTGGAAGCGATGCGCCCGGATCTCCATGCATCTTCCGCCTGCCAGGTCCGCGTCCAGATCCGTCCGTCGTCGGACCGCAGAATGGTCCAAGTCCACTCTTCACCAACCGACATGCCGCTCGCGAAGTACGGGGCCCGATCTCCTGTGATTTCGTGAATCACCTCGACCTCATCGAGGCCGGCCTGCTCGAACGTCAACTCGTCCCAATCGACTCCGTTTGCGGAATGCCAGACCGACTGCTCGGACACGGCCACAAATCCTTCTGTGACCTGATGGATCGGCCACAACCGCTGCTCGGCGACCAAACCACGGTCGACCCAGCGACCGACGTAGGGAAGCTCGACCGATGTTGCGACAGATACCGGGCCATCGGGATCCCACATCCACACGGCCGGTCCTGCCCCATTCTGACCAACGACCACGACTCGCTCGCCAAGCACGGTCATTCCATTCACCTGTTGGGTTGCTCCGGGATCGCCGTCGAGGAGCACGCCGTCCCACTCCAGGCCACCGTGGCTCCACCACAGACCAGCACGTGAATCGTCTCCGGATGTCTTGGTGCCGGCAGCAATCAAGCCCGGCCCGGCCTCGAGAACAGAGACGAACCGCACCCCGACGAGTTCGTCGATAAGGTCCCGGTTCCATTCGATGGTATCGAGTGAGGACCAGACCACCGGAGGACGACGAATCCGCCCTGCTTCGTCCATTTGACTCCGGTCGTGCCGGTCCCCACCGACGGCCAACCATCGGTCACCAACCTCGAGCAGCTCCCACGGATACTCGAACGGTCCGGGCGCGTCCAGCGGTGAGGTGTTGGCACGCTCCCAGTTGAGGCCGTCGTTGGATTCCCAGAGGCCGGGTCGGAGCGTCAGATCCCCGACGGCGAGGAACCCGCCACCGGTTTCAGCGATTTCGAGGATTTCGGAGATCAACCCCTCCCGGAGGGTCAACTCCCACGAGGCACCGTCATCTGCGGAATGCCATATCGCCGCACCGCCGTTGGCGGCACCGCCGGCGATCAACAACCCGTCGGAAGATCGCATCACCGTGGTGATCGAACCTTCGTCCACCTCACCGAACAGCTCAGCCTGTTGGCTCACCGCGATCATCGACGCCGGCACCCAGGTGACACCATCGGTTGATTGCCAGGCTGCCGGCAGCCTCCAACCCGCCGACTGCATCCGCGCCCCCACGGCGACCAATCCGAAGTCCGTTGCCTCGATATCCTCGATCCAAGCCCCGGCGAAGACACCGTCCGGATCGTCGACGGGCTCCCACCGCCCCCCGTTCGGCGAACTCCACAGGTGTGAGCCCTCCGGGGACTGCTCTACAGCCAGCAATCCACCGTCAAACACCGTCACATCGACGAAGGTGCCCCAGATGCCGACCTGCGCGAAGGACCAGCCGGCCGTCAGATCGGCGGCAAAACCGATCGTTGTGGTCGTCGACACAATCTCAAATCCTGCCAGCGGCTCCACCGAACGCTCGAGTCTGGTTCCGCCGGTGAAGAGCAACCCGGCAACAACAAAGAGAGGCACGACGATGCCCAGGACCGCCCATCGGGGTCGGCGAGGCAGTTCCCCTTCGACCCCCAGGTCGCCGGCACCAACCCGTTCCGGACCGGAAGCTACGCTCTCGCTCACGACTCCCCGTGGTTATCTGTTCCCAGCGTACTCGCAGGACACCGGCGACCACCGAAGGCCAGCGTGCATCTGTACAGTGCCGTGAATCGGGGTCATAGCGGGTCGGGCACCGGGGGAACGGGAGTCCGGCGAAGCGAGGAGGTCATAGATGGGAAAGCCATGTGAGCACCTGCTGGACGTTCCGGCAGATCCGATGCCGCCGGGAGGCTGCGAGGACTGCCTGGCCACGGGAGGGACCTGGGTGCATCTCCGATTCTGTGTCGCCTGCGGGCGAACCCTGTGTTGCGACGACTCACCGAACAAGCATGCCCGAAAGCACGCTGCCGAGCACGGGCACCCGGTAATCCGGTCGAAGGAACCCGGCGAGAACTGGGCCTGGTGCTTCGAGCACGAGACCGGGATCACGCTTCCGGCCGCCTGAACCTCCGCCCTGTGTTACTGCGGATCGTTGGTGGCGATGGCGACGATGTGCCCGCCGGTCGTGGTAACGATCACCGTGTTCTTGAGCACCACCGGTGAGCCCTGTATCGAGACGATGTCCTCGACGGCCAGGCTCACATCGAACTGCCAGACCTCGGCACCGGTGGCGAGGTCCAGTGCATGGACTATGCCCTGCTGGGTACCGAAGTACACGATGCCGTCGGCTATCACCGGCGGTGTCGTGATGTCGGAGCCGGCCGCGAATGGCGCCCACGGTCCGAGTTGCTGGGCCGACGCCAGGTTTTCGGCGGTGAACAGGGTCGGATCGTACGGGAACAGCTTGTCGTTCTCCGCCGAGAAGATGACCCCATCGCTGACCGCGATCGGGTTGCTGACGCCGGCGTCGATCGTGACCTGGTTGGGAGTTCCGTCGCATGTCTCGGCCGGGGCATATACCAACGCCGCCACGGCTTGCAGGTAGACCGTCCCATCCGAGACAACCGGATTTCCGAT harbors:
- a CDS encoding UBP-type zinc finger domain-containing protein, which encodes MGKPCEHLLDVPADPMPPGGCEDCLATGGTWVHLRFCVACGRTLCCDDSPNKHARKHAAEHGHPVIRSKEPGENWAWCFEHETGITLPAA
- a CDS encoding ABC transporter ATP-binding protein, whose translation is MSQPLVTARGLTKRFDDFTAVDAVDFDIHPGEVFGFLGPNGAGKSSTMRMVGATSPISDGTLRVFGLDPDADGREIRGRLGVVPQENMLDEELRVRDNLYIYGRYFDLSRKVINERIEELLAFAHLEDKRDAKVEHLSGGMKRRLTIARALINEPELVLLDEPTTGLDPQARHILWDRLYRLKQEGATLIITTHYMDEAEQLCDRLVVMDQGRIVAEGSPRSLIDEYSKREVLELRFPVGTQDAALASLEGLAQRQETLADRVLLYVDDADAALAGVGARGLTPESAVVRRSTLEDVFLRLTGRTLVE
- a CDS encoding YceI family protein; its protein translation is MKSTVSILALALLLGACANSSEPIVVQAVGPDDALVAEADLATPTTFVTAPGSKVWFVIDEMFRGSPKTVVGVNTKVAAEVIADLDDPSTVVMGPVIIKAAYFDTEPGEEPNPLGDEIGWRDTAINRFILDSSKYPTITFTPAELIDLRDVAEGSEKPIVGDLTVRGITLPVTFTATFNVVSPEGVRVTGWADVLRQDFELTIPKVAHVADVADDLRLEFDLIFEPSDG
- a CDS encoding PAS domain-containing sensor histidine kinase; amino-acid sequence: MRTELSNPFQPELLRVYQSTRLWLAAVGAAVIVVVGSLTGWQRGAWILLAALIPLGHETYVRSTGRRTNVPTLMVIDGAALGLSALLLALPVVAVSVFSFYVVVVVILATRRQATALVIYGLLWTALGLIAGRLEWFAPLTEGAQLMIELVVTLFFVAALAWVTYRMMKETGRLAMERAEMEETLQAEEHRFRTMIENAFDGVAIIGGGGELIYVGASIERILGFSPGQRIGRPMHDIVLDEDVPLVLGELARIAETPGGTARTRVRVRHADGSIRILDISAQNMLDEPSVGGIVANFRDVTEQAAAQAALEESNARLAELVRSKDEFVASVSHELRTPLTAVLGLAEELRDHAHSFSAEEQIDLRDVIAVQAREVAAIVEDLLVAARADIGAVTILPEACDVRRAVDDVLSVLEPKSTVAVSVSSPVIAYADPGRCRQVVRNLLTNALRYGGTRVKVDAWTDGDMVHLAVRDNGSGLSEEDAARVFQPYQSAHRQHSQPASIGLGLTVSRQLARLMDGDLVYRFDGEWSSFELTVPRQT
- a CDS encoding MFS transporter, with protein sequence MSQAVAPLRIARFRALWIASIFSNVGSFLQAVAGSWLMLELTGSATWVGLMVASTTLPLLFLALAAGAVADLANRGRVLLVSQTLMGLAAAGMALLSALDLVTPGRLLTLSLLLGVGVAFNLPAWQAMVPDLVPRGMVASAVALNSVAFNVARAVGPALGGLIVATAGPELAFSLNALSYLGVIIVLAALTGRFTIADQDGSSVANAIANGVRFARFTPPFRRLLLLAALFAMTSSVVQSVLPSRTEELGGSAGTYGLLLGAMGLGALIGAFTRQAVVETLEARSVPITITLFGLAGIGTGLAQTPAWAVVPLLVAGATWVWTLTTTNATAQLMSPEWVRGRAMSLYSLAFVGVLPLGSIVAGVLADLVGAGNSMIVLSVGSVALGIAAPRFEIPALADVEMPEFSGERTADGHVATEGGPVMIVNTWLIDGRRLDEFLTVMSEVRLVRLRTGAYRWRLYRNASDPHRLSEVFLTVSWEEHLAQHRRIDDVSAGLIRHARSFAEDDGPITRHLVAVDVEHPEDWEPLLAAHDEYHRNDGSIPLSTD
- a CDS encoding enoyl-CoA hydratase/isomerase family protein gives rise to the protein MPFELTRQDSVFILTLDEGDNRFNAASLARLNEVLDEVEAVAGPAALVTTGAGKFYSNGLDLDWIMTGQTDWTFADLAIETQRLFARTLTFRRPTVAAINGHCFAAGAMWSLAHDFRVMREDRGFWSMPEVDIKIPFTPGMSALIQARLAPQVAHQVMTTAHRYGGAAAQDSGIVDRAVGEEALLSTAVEMARMLAGKDPDTLHAIKSGMYGPVVSALRP
- a CDS encoding ABC transporter permease: MTARPLRFFEGEALNYRRVWRASIFSNFLNPVLYLAAMGIGLGSLVDRNSSAGFGGIDYLVWLAPGLLAAAGMQSGAGEGSFPVMAGLKWFKTYPAIMNTPLSVSDLLTGLLYWIGVRLFMICGIFAGVLVLFDAADPAHAALAVLPAVLTGLAFAAPMAAFAAWIEDDTGLTMVFRFGIVPLFLFSGTFFPIEQLPGLLQGLAYATPLFHGVELTRAAALGIDAALPAWQHAAYLVGLLAVGTRLAHRNLTKRLRT
- a CDS encoding DUF4332 domain-containing protein, which translates into the protein MDVDAFRQFLKEGGRSATAALRAIDFTTQFETYLSDHGLDLDDAGPADLESFVADVEAEPGVSAKLHLWGLRYYYEFIDDPVMVHVAGAMRRQRVEQTPFRLRQFRGVNQTTTDRLATIGIRSIEDLLSAAGTRSQRTALAGTAAISLDDLEELVRLSDLARIRGLKGIRARLYLDAGIRSVTELAGWDPVELVAMLQQHIGGSGFDGIAPLPGEAQHAVQAARALEPVVEW
- a CDS encoding ABC transporter permease translates to MTTLLARVAPPAVRPSYRVRHLLEHNFLVYRSIWWVILAGFFEPVFYLFSIGIGLGKLIGDVPGPTGELVPYAAFVAPAMLAASAMNGAVYESTFNIFFKIRYGNTYKAILATPLGPGDIATGEIMWSLFRGVMYSTGFLIVMAFLGLIESPWGVLALPATVLIGFAFGAVGMAATTFMRSWQDFDLVNMVTLPLFLFSATFYPLDVYPEFFQRFTQFSPLYHGTELIRSLTLGALDRGIWINVAVLLVMGLAGSAVIGRRLERLLLS